A region of Anticarsia gemmatalis isolate Benzon Research Colony breed Stoneville strain chromosome 10, ilAntGemm2 primary, whole genome shotgun sequence DNA encodes the following proteins:
- the LOC142975799 gene encoding uncharacterized protein LOC142975799 codes for MKSVIFICLLSLSVCFSLPTKEEAAPAPTLAASPPAGAPAPPAAAAPAAAAAPAASPAAKETQPAAKTDAAQPAPPATNTTETATQTNETVTPTNTTSNETKPAEKDNKTDNKPEKEVPKPEEKTTELPKAHNETKPVVPPANNGTKPDGKEGKDATTTPKGEVAVSTEAPKIVQASRAFDGPSFIGGIILTLGLLAIGFMGFKYYKNQTERNYHTL; via the exons ATGAAgagtgtaatatttatttgtttgttgtcgCTGTCGGTGTGCTTCAGCCTGCCAACTAAAGAAGAAG CGGCACCAGCGCCGACTCTAGCAGCGTCACCGCCTGCAGGAGCCCCCGCACCACCCGCAGCTGCTGCACCGGCAGCGGCAGCGGCGCCTGCAGCAAGCCCCGCAGCCAAAGAAACTCAGCCTGCAGCTAAAACAGACGCAGCTCAGCCAGCCCCACCAGCCACGAACACCACTGAAACAGCGACACAGACCAATGAAACAGTCACACCAACAAACACTACCAGCAATGAAACTAAACCAGCGGAGAAAGACAACAAGACAGACAACAAGCCTGAGAAGGAAGTCCCTAAGCCCGAAGAGAAGACGACTGAGCTACCTAAGGCTCACAACGAGACCAAACCTGTAGTCCCACCAGCAAACAATGGTACCAAGCCTGATGGCAAGGAAGGCAAGGATGCTACCACTACTCCCAAGGGCGAAGTTGCTGTATCTACCGAAGCACCTAAGATCGTCCAGGCATCCAGAGC ATTCGATGGACCTAGCTTCATCGGTGGCATCATTTTGACTCTGGGTCTGCTCGCAATCGGCTTCATGGGTTTCAAATACTACAAGAACCAAACTGAAAGGAACTACCACACTCTCTAG
- the mus81 gene encoding mus81 structure-specific endonuclease subunit, with protein MSSETGQRITYKRVRPNPLFQEWLEELYEEAKTKRSKLENMLKEALDSLSKYPLPLQSGAECAILKGFEKKLCIHLDQRLAVHKHNIALATSESLSNSSCSRSSSRITNSSSPMSDIQNVDCRPAFTQADSPKTVNSNSSEMLTLSSEKNPPVNLQEAVGSSTNTNSEPASSSRNKRQNRNKKYKPAHKSGAFAILIALLENITNPNDKSLSKEELIEKAQKHSEESFVRPKPDTFYTAWSNMTRLVTKGLVKKIRNKKVRFLLTEEGEELARELLEDSKSTPSVNDIIFNDALASNENDNAVCNDVVHEEVSSSQNSNHNVEIELPAGSFDIILLIDKNETGGLSKKNDPTVAQFNKYSDLKHEYRSLKVGDFTWIARHKEHKDQELVLPYVIERKRMDDLGASIKDGRFHEQKFRLRKCGLKNVVYMVENYGSNKHVGLPIQHLMQALANTRVQDGFKVHITGSLTDSARFLAMMTKRLTIRYQEKNLKGFNDKSTGEFLMTFTYFNQASAKTKALTVTETFIKLLLQLKGVSVEKAVAITKKYSTPRSLIIAYQKCSANQGEILLANLKHGELGRNVGPAVSKAVYQLFSNVGAE; from the exons ATGAGTAGTGAAACAGGCCAGAGAATAACATACAAGCGGGTCCGACCAAATCCACTGTTTCAAGAATGGTTAGAGGAATTATATGAAGAGGCTAAAACAAAAAGAAGCAAACtagaaaatatgttaaaagaGGCGCTGGATTCGTTATCAAAGTATCCTTTGCCTTTACAATCGGGAGCAGAATGTGCTATTCTGAAAGGCTTTGAAAAAAAGCTATGCATCCATTTAGATCAACGATTAGCAGTGCACAAACACAACATAGCTCTTGCGACTTCAGAATCGCTAAGTAACTCGAGTTGCAGTCGCTCTAGCAGTAGAATAACAAATAGTAGTTCGCCTATGTCCGACATTCAAAATGTGGACTGTAGACCTGCATTTACACAGGCAGACTCCCCTAAGACTGTCAATAGTAATTCCTCTGAAATGTTAACACTCAGTTCAGAAAAAAACCCTCCTGTAAACTTGCAAGAGGCTGTTGGTTCTAGCACAAATACTAATAGTGAGCCTGCCAGTTCCTCCAGGAATAAGAgacaaaatagaaataaaaaatacaagccAGCACATAAATCAGGGGCTTTTGCCATATTGATTGCATTGcttgaaaatataacaaatccTAATGATAAGTCACTGTCCAAAGAGGAATTAATTGAAAAAGCACAGAAGCATTCTGAAGAATCCTTTGTTAGGCCTAAACCAGACACTTTTTATACAGCCTGGTCTAATATGACTAGACTTGTTACTAAAGGATTGGTAAAAAAGATTCGGAATAAAAAGGTTAGATTCCTATTGACTGAAGAAGGGGAGGAACTGGCTAGAGAGCTTTTGGAAGATAGTAAAAGTACTCCTTCagttaatgatattatttttaatgatgcACTCGCTTCAAATGAGAACGACAATGCCGTATGTAATGATGTTGTTCATGAAGAAGTTTCTAGTTCACAAAATTCAAATCATAATGTAGAGATAGAACTACCAGCTGGttcttttgatattatattgctAATTGATAAGAATGAAACTGGTGG GCTATCTAAAAAGAATGACCCTACAGTGGCCCAGTTCAATAAATACTCCGACCTGAAGCATGAGTACAGAAGCTTAAAAGTTGGAGACTTCACCTGGATAGCTAGACACAAGGAACACAAAGACCAAGAGCTAGTCCTACCATATGTCATTGAAAGAAAAAGGATGGATGATCTTGGAGCAAGTATAAAAGATGGACGTTTTCATGAACAAAAGTTCCGTTTAAGAAAGTGTGGACTGAAGAATGTGGTCTATATGGTGGAGAATTATGGGAGTAATAAGCACGTGGGACTGCCGATACAACATTTGATGCAAGCTCTAGCTAATACAAGAGTTCAGGATGGTTTCAAAGTCCATATCACTGGCTCCTTGACTGATTCTGCTAGATTCTTGGCTATGATGACCAAAAGGCTTACTATTAGATATCAG gAAAAGAATCTCAAAGGTTTCAACGACAAATCAACCGGTGAATTCTTGATGACATTCACATACTTCAACCAAGCTTCAGCTAAAACCAAGGCTTTGACTGTTACTGAAACATTTATCAAACTGCTGCTACAGCTCAAAGGAGTTTCAGTTGAGAAGGCAGTGGCAATCACTAAGAAGTATAGCACCCCTAGGTCCCTGATCATTGCTTATCAGAAATGCTCTGCAAATCAGGGAGAAATCCTTCTGGCTAATTTGAAACATGGAGAGCTTGGCCGTAATGTAGGCCCGGCAGTCAGTAAAGCTGTCTATCAGTTATTTTCCAATGTTGGGGcagaataa
- the Ctr9 gene encoding RNA polymerase-associated protein Ctr9, giving the protein MSLEIPLMSTDEVIELDPEQLPSGDEVLSILQQERSQLNVWINVALAYYKQKKIDDFLKILEASRTDANIDYRDFERDQMRALDMLAAYYVQEANKEKSKDKKKELFTKATLLYTMADKIIMYDQNHLLGRAYFCLLEGDKMEQADAQFNFVLNQSPNNVPSLLGKACIAFNRKDYRGALAFYKKALRTNPDSPAALRLGMGHCFMKLNNQEKARMAFERALQLDPQCVGALVGLSILKLNLQESESNKMAVIMLSKAYAIDPKNPMVLNHLANHFFFKKDYSKVQHLALHAFHNTENEAMRAESCHHLARAFHAQGDCDQAFQYYYQATQFAPANFVLPHYGLGQMYIYRGDTENAAQCFEKVLKVQPGNYETMKILGSLYANSPSQSKRDIARQHLKKVTEQFPDDVEAWIELAQILEQNDLQGSLNAYSTAMKILKEKVNADIPAEILNNVAALHYRLGNLPEAKNYLEEALEREKADAETLDAQYYNSIAVTTMYNLARLNEALCMYNKAEKLYKDILKEHPNYIDCYLRLGCMARDKGQIYEASDWFKEALKVNTEHPDTWSLLGNLHIAQQEWNPGQKKFERILQNSSTSNDAYSLIALGNVWLQTLHQPCREKDREKRHQERALTMYKQVLKNDPKNIWAANGIGCVLAHKGCINEARDIFAQVREATADFPDVWMNIAHIYVEQKQYINAIQMYENCVRKFRMHHDVEWLTWVARAQTLAGRAGAARASLLRARRVAPHDAALAYNTALTLRRRAALVLKDDRSDLRLVLRAVHELHVSHRHFTRLSAPDAARAEGAGGVAAGAGAAGAAAAEARTCADLLSQAQWHVARARRQHDEEVTLRDRQREQREAFHRQQEEERKRREEEQQKSTVEMLQKRQEYKEKTKNALLFADMPAENKPKGSRGRRRDEYVSDSPSGSDGPRPEGETREPKRKRKRDGEGKSKGKSRKRRDKENRGSGSDSDPPKKRGRKKGEKGIGKREKARAAKQAEEKLSAKQRAKIVSKETISTSESESDKESRKSRSRSRSGSGSRSGSGSRSRSPPANKGRKRIMSASDSDRSRSRSKSKSKSRSRSGSAKSRSRSKSKSRSKSRSRSKSRSRSKSRSKSRSKSRSKSRSKSRSRSKSRSRSKSVSRSRSRSKSKSRSKSRSKSRSRSRSRSKSGSRSRSGSRASRSRSRSGSRSRSGSRHSRPDTPVSRKSVSASEDEA; this is encoded by the exons ATGTCGCTCGAAATCCCGTTGATGAGCACCGATGAG GTGATTGAGCTGGATCCAGAGCAATTGCCATCGGGAGACGAAGTGCTTAGTATATTACAACAGGAAAGGTCGCAGCTTAACGTCTGGATCAATGTCGCC CTTGCGTACTACAAGCAAAAGAAGATCGATGACTTCCTCAAGATACTCGAGGCGTCTCGTACAGACGCCAACATCGACTATCGGGACTTTGAAAGAGATCAGATGCGAGCCCTCGACATGCTGGCTGCATACTATGTGCAGGAGGCCAATAAAGAAAAGTCTAAGGACAAGAAAAAAGAATTGTTCACTAAAGCGACTCTTCTTTACACCATGGCTGACAAAATCATCATGTATGATCAA aACCATCTCCTTGGCCGAGCCTACTTCTGTCTCCTGGAAGGTGACAAAATGGAGCAGGCAGATGCACAGTTCAACTTTGTACTCAATCAGTCTCCGAACAATGTACCTTCATTGCTTGGCAAAGCTTGTATTGCATTCAATCGGAAAGACTACAGAGGAGCACTGGCCTTTTACAAGAAGGCTTTAAGAACAAACCCAGATAGCCCTGCGGCTTTACGATTGGGAATGGGACATTGTTTTATGAAGTTGAATAATCAAGAAAAAGCCAG aatggCATTTGAAAGAGCTCTTCAACTAGATCCACAATGTGTTGGTGCATTAGTAGGCTTATCTATCCTCAAACTGAACCTTCAGGAGAGTGAGTCTAACAAGATGGCTGTCATCATGTTGTCCAAAGCATATGCCATTGATCCCAAGAACCCTATGGTTTTGAACCATTTGGCTAACCACTTCTTTTTCAAGAAG GACTACAGCAAAGTCCAGCATTTAGCGCTGCACGCGTTCCACAACACAGAGAACGAAGCCATGCGTGCGGAGAGTTGTCACCATCTAGCGCGCGCCTTCCACGCGCAGGGTGACTGCGACCAAGCCTTCCAGTACTACTATCAGGCTACGCAGTTCGCACCGGCTAACTTTGTGTTGCCGCATTATGGCCTTGgacaaatgtatatttatagagGAGATACTGAGAAT GCAGCCCAATGCTTTGAGAAAGTTCTAAAAGTTCAGCCGGGCAACTACGAAACCATGAAGATATTGGGCTCGCTGTACGCGAACTCGCCTTCACAATCTAAGCGAGATATCGCGCGGCAACATCTTAAGAAAGTCACAGAACAGTTCCCCGATGACGTTGAAGCTTGGATCGAGTTGGCGCAGATATTGGAACAGAATGATCTACAG GGCTCACTAAATGCATACAGTACTGCAATGAAGATTCTTAAAGAGAAGGTGAACGCAGACATACCAGCTGAGATATTAAACAATGTCGCCGCCCTACATTACAGACTAGGCAATCTACCTGAAGCAAAGAACTATTTGGAAGAGGCTCTTGAAAg AGAAAAAGCAGACGCAGAAACGCTAGACGCTCAGTATTACAACTCGATAGCGGTTACGACTATGTACAACTTGGCAAGACTGAACGAAGCTCTCTGCATGTACAACAAAGCAGAGAAACTATACAAGGATATTCTCAAAGAACATCCTAACTACATCGACTGTTATTTGAG ACTGGGTTGTATGGCGAGAGACAAAGGTCAGATCTACGAAGCGTCGGATTGGTTCAAGGAAGCGCTCAAAGTGAACACGGAACATCCAGACACGTGGTCGTTGCTAGGCAACCTGCATATAGCACAGCAAGAGTGGAACCCCGGACAGAAGAAGTTTGAGAGAATATTACAGAATTCCTCGACTTCTAATGATGCGTATTCACTTATTGCTCTTG GAAACGTCTGGCTCCAAACCTTGCACCAGCCGTGCCGTGAGAAGGATCGCGAAAAGCGGCACCAAGAGCGAGCGCTCACTATGTACAAGCAGGTGCTCAAAAACGATCCAAAGAACATCTGGGCTGCCAACGGTATCGGCTGTGTGCTGGCCCATAAG GGTTGTATCAACGAGGCTCGCGACATATTCGCGCAAGTGCGTGAAGCGACGGCTGACTTCCCTGACGTGTGGATGAACATCGCACACATATATGTTGAACAGAAACAGTACATCAATGCTATACAAATG TATGAGAACTGCGTGCGCAAGTTTCGCATGCACCACGACGTGGAGTGGCTCACGTGGGTGGCGCGGGCACAGACACTAGCGGGCCGCGCCGGCGCCGCCCGGGCTTCCTTACTAAGGGCTAGGCGAGTGGCGCCGCATGATGCCGCGCTAGCTTACAATACTGCGTTGACGTTGAGGAGACGAGCTGCACTCGTATTGAAAGATGATAG GTCGGATCTCCGCCTAGTCCTCCGCGCAGTCCACGAGCTGCACGTGTCGCACCGTCACTTCACCCGCCTGTCGGCGCCGGACGCGGCCCGGGCGGAGGGCGCGGGCGGCGTGGCGGCGGGGGCgggggcggcgggcgcggcggcggccgaGGCCCGGACATGCGCCGACCTGCTGTCGCAGGCGCAGTGGCACgtggcgcgggcgcggcgacaACACGACGAGGAGGTCACGCTCAGGGACCGGCAGAGAGAGCAGAGGGAGGCCTTCCACAGGCAACAG GAAGAAGAACGCAAACGTCGCGAGGAAGAGCAACAGAAGAGCACAGTGgagatgttacaaaaacgtcaAGAATACAAAGAGAAGACGAAGAATGCGTTGTTATTCGCCGACATGCCCGCAGAGAACAAGCCTAAAGGCAGCCGGGGCAGGAGGCGCGATGAATACGTGTCCGACTCGCCCAGTGGCAGCGATGGACCCAGGCCCGAGGGAGAAAC TCGCGAACCGAAACGTAAACGCAAGCGTGACGGTGAAGGCAAGAGCAAAGGCAAGTCGCGGAAACGTCGGGACAAAGAGAACAGAGGCTCCGGTTCCGACAGCGATCCACCGAAGAAACGTGGCAGGAAGAAG GGCGAAAAAGGCATCGGCAAACGCGAAAAAGCGCGAGCGGCGAAACAAGCTGAAGAGAAACTCAGTGCGAAACAACGCGCGAAGATTGTATCAAAGGAAACTATTTCAACGTCCGAATCGGAATCAGACAAGGAGTCGAGAAAGTCGCGCAGTCGCAGTCGTAGCGGGAGCGGCAGTCGCAGTGGAAGTGGCAGTCGTAGTCGCAGCCCACCTGCGAATAAAGGACGCAAGAGGATCATGTCTGCTTCAGATAGTGACAG GTCGAGATCAAGATCAAAATCTAAGTCGAAATCCCGTAGTAGGTCAGGTTCAGCCAAAAGTAGGTCCAGATCTAAGAGCAAGTCACGCTCCAAGAGCCGATCGAGATCCAAGAGCCGGTCCAG ATCGAAGAGTCGTTCAAAAAGCCGTTCGAAGAGCCGGTCGAAGAGTCGCTCGAAAAGCAGGTCTCGTTCAAAGAGTCGTTCGCGGTCAAAGAGCGTGTCGAGGTCGCGGTCAAG GTCAAAAAGCAAGTCCCGTTCAAAATCGCGCTCGAAGAGTCGCTCCAGATCACGTTCGAGGTCCAAAAGCGGATCCCGAAGTCGGTCCGGATCTCGTGCGTCAAGATCAAGGTCCAGATCCGGATCCAGGTCAAGATCCGGCTCAAGACATTCAAGACCAGACACTCCCGTATCTAGGAAATCTGTATCAGCAAGTGAAGACGAAGCTTAG
- the LOC142975811 gene encoding solute carrier family 35 member F2-like — MGLMAVVCVVWADVEGAPTDGKNQLVGDMLCLAGSLLFAMVTVLQEMMLETQSCSDYLALLGLIGSIVSCTQTFFLEFSELMAFNWYDLDTIVQLGSYCSVQTIFQILQCFMLRDAGSIILHLSFLSADYYTLIAGMYIFQFKFHALYFLSYMLAMVGVFLFSARPTRPPPPEPDRLPQLVNDSVQSQDNVSMEYTVPTLDCIPIEGLEPPMSRDTTFTSFLGGPQTVPNGVVTFAQTNGAQIAKETC; from the exons ATGGGGCTAATGGCTGTAGTGTGTGTGGTGTGGGCTGATGTTGAGGGTGCACCTACTGATG GTAAAAACCAACTGGTTGGTGACATGCTATGCCTCGCTGGTTCACTTCTCTTTGCAATGGTCACAGTTCTCCAAGAAATGATGCTAGAAACACAATCATGCTCTGACTACTTAGCCCTACTGGGTTTGATTGGAAGCATAGTGTCCTGCACTCAAACATTTTTCCTAGAATTTAGTGAGCTGATGGCTTTCAACTGGTATGACTTAGATACCATTGTGCAGTTGGGCAGCTACTGTTCTGTGCAGACAATATTCCAAATACTGCAGTGTTTTATGCTGAGAGATGCCGGATCTATAATACTGCATTTGTCGTTTTTATCAGCTGATTACTATACTCTTATTGCTGGGATGTATATATTTCAGTTTAAG tTCCACGCACTCTACTTCTTATCGTACATGCTGGCTATGGTGGGCGTATTTCTATTTAGCGCTCGACCGACGCGACCGCCTCCACCTGAGCCCGATCGGTTGCCGCAGCTCGTCAATGATTCGGTTCAGAGTCAAGACAATGTTTCTAT GGAATACACAGTACCGACTCTAGACTGTATACCGATCGAAGGTCTGGAGCCACCGATGAGCAGAGATACAACATTCACATCTTTCCTCGGCGGTCCACAGACTGTACCTAATGGAGTCGTGACCTTCGCCCAAACGAACGGAGCGCAGATCGCGAAAGAGACCTGTTAA